A single region of the Vibrio chagasii genome encodes:
- a CDS encoding phosphohexomutase domain-containing protein (capsular polysaccharide biosynthesis protein; catalyzes the formation of D-mannose 6-phosphate from alpha-D-mannose 1-phosphate), translated as MKQNLDLSCFKNNDIRGIIGKQINERLAYLLGIAFAEYVLAETSKTSFDELAQVVIGRDNRGTSLPLQKAMTKGLIESGITVVDLGMTGTEEVYFATRHLQAIGGVQITASHNPINYNGMKLVGLDANPISKNNGLDVIKQRIEALQYEGVSEQPISHEQADNSIRATSILAPYVNHLLSYIKPSKLSPMKIVVNAGNGVAGHVIDALETKFNELNAPITFIKVHHIPDGMYPNGIPNPLLKENQAATRDAVLEHSADLGIAWDGDFDRCFFFDEKGNYIEGYYIVGLLTEAFLLKDSNATVLHDMRMTWNTIEVAERLGGNAVGVKAGHALIKEKMRELNAVYGGEMSAHHYFRDFGYCDSGMIPWLLVIELISKTQQSLHQLISSSVERFPSSGEINRKVADPEQAIVRVLSCYQKRAVNIDHTDGISMDMGTWRFNLRKSNTEPLIRLNVETKQDKDLLSLKVDELVSFLV; from the coding sequence ATGAAACAGAATTTAGATCTCAGCTGCTTTAAAAATAACGATATCCGAGGAATCATTGGTAAACAAATCAATGAGCGCCTAGCTTACCTGCTTGGTATAGCATTTGCCGAATATGTCCTTGCAGAAACATCTAAAACGTCATTCGATGAGCTGGCTCAAGTAGTCATTGGTCGTGATAATCGTGGAACCTCATTGCCACTGCAGAAAGCGATGACCAAGGGTTTGATTGAATCAGGGATAACCGTGGTAGATCTCGGTATGACAGGCACAGAAGAAGTCTACTTTGCGACTCGCCACCTACAAGCCATTGGCGGAGTCCAGATTACAGCAAGCCACAATCCAATCAATTACAATGGTATGAAGTTAGTCGGTCTAGACGCTAATCCGATCAGTAAAAACAATGGGTTAGATGTAATTAAACAGCGTATTGAAGCTCTACAGTATGAGGGCGTAAGCGAACAACCGATCAGCCATGAACAAGCCGATAATTCCATTAGAGCGACCAGTATCCTAGCTCCTTATGTGAATCACCTACTCTCTTACATAAAGCCGTCAAAGCTATCACCGATGAAGATTGTCGTTAACGCGGGAAACGGCGTTGCTGGGCATGTCATTGATGCGTTAGAGACCAAATTCAATGAACTGAATGCTCCAATCACCTTCATCAAGGTTCACCACATTCCTGATGGGATGTACCCAAATGGCATCCCTAACCCTTTACTCAAAGAAAACCAAGCTGCGACTCGCGATGCTGTTTTAGAGCACTCCGCAGACCTTGGCATCGCCTGGGATGGTGATTTTGATCGTTGTTTCTTCTTTGATGAAAAAGGTAATTACATTGAGGGTTACTACATCGTCGGTCTGCTAACCGAAGCCTTCTTACTGAAGGATTCCAATGCAACTGTACTACACGACATGCGCATGACATGGAATACAATAGAGGTTGCCGAGAGATTAGGTGGAAATGCAGTGGGCGTAAAAGCTGGGCATGCTTTGATCAAAGAGAAAATGCGAGAGCTCAACGCTGTGTACGGTGGAGAAATGAGCGCACATCACTACTTCCGTGATTTTGGATATTGCGACTCAGGGATGATTCCTTGGCTACTCGTCATCGAACTGATCAGTAAGACTCAACAATCGCTTCATCAACTTATCAGCTCTAGCGTAGAAAGATTCCCCTCTTCTGGAGAGATCAATCGCAAGGTAGCAGACCCAGAACAAGCTATCGTTCGTGTACTTTCATGCTACCAAAAGCGTGCTGTAAACATAGATCATACCGACGGTATTAGCATGGATATGGGTACTTGGCGCTTTAACTTAAGGAAATCCAATACCGAGCCACTAATCCGCCTTAATGTAGAAACCAAGCAAGATAAAGATTTGTTGTCACTTAAAGTCGACGAGCTAGTGTCTTTCCTAGTTTAA
- a CDS encoding mechanosensitive ion channel family protein, which yields MNEFLTQVQTYINQSHSDWANSVLFITIASFLAWVAWRIIHNRLEILVQKTPFHWDDLLLAALKTPVSTLLWCWPATVSIGLILQDQFGNEINWLKTLKHILIICTFVWFTLRMITNTETYVLEQKNRDETTVQAIAKVARLFFMVMGGLTIMQAFGLSLSGLLTFGGVGGLIVGLAAKDLLSNFFGGMMIYFDRPFKVGDWIRSPDRQIEGTVERIGWRMTIIRTFDKRPLYVPNSVFSNIVVENPSRMLNRRINETFGLRYEDASKLAVIVNDVKAMLETHPDIDAKQTLIVNFDKFGPSTLNFFIYTFTKTVNWVRYHEVKQDVLLQVLAIIHKHNADIAFPTQTLKIDPQGLSEVQDVALPSVEGPR from the coding sequence ATGAATGAATTCTTAACCCAAGTACAAACCTACATTAACCAGAGCCATAGTGATTGGGCCAACAGTGTCCTATTCATCACTATTGCGAGTTTTCTCGCTTGGGTAGCTTGGCGAATTATCCACAATCGCTTAGAAATTCTGGTACAGAAAACCCCTTTTCACTGGGATGACCTGCTACTAGCAGCACTGAAAACTCCAGTCAGTACGCTACTATGGTGTTGGCCGGCGACTGTCTCTATTGGGTTGATCCTTCAAGACCAATTTGGTAACGAAATCAACTGGTTAAAAACGCTAAAACACATTTTAATCATATGTACTTTCGTTTGGTTCACCTTGCGAATGATCACCAATACTGAAACATACGTCTTAGAACAGAAAAATAGAGATGAAACGACAGTACAGGCGATCGCAAAAGTAGCTCGCCTGTTCTTTATGGTCATGGGTGGCCTGACGATCATGCAAGCATTCGGTCTCAGCCTATCAGGCTTGCTGACCTTTGGTGGTGTAGGTGGCTTGATTGTCGGTTTAGCAGCAAAAGATCTACTCTCGAACTTCTTTGGTGGCATGATGATCTACTTTGACCGACCTTTTAAAGTCGGTGATTGGATTCGCTCTCCTGACCGTCAAATCGAAGGTACCGTCGAACGTATTGGCTGGCGCATGACCATCATTCGTACATTCGATAAACGCCCGCTGTACGTGCCAAACTCGGTATTCAGTAACATTGTGGTGGAGAACCCATCACGAATGCTAAACCGCCGCATCAATGAAACCTTTGGGCTTCGTTACGAAGACGCGAGCAAGTTAGCTGTTATCGTGAATGACGTAAAAGCCATGCTTGAAACGCACCCAGACATCGATGCTAAGCAGACGCTCATCGTGAACTTCGATAAGTTTGGCCCATCAACACTGAACTTCTTTATCTACACCTTCACTAAAACCGTCAATTGGGTGAGATACCATGAAGTGAAACAGGATGTGCTACTGCAGGTGCTAGCAATTATTCATAAGCACAATGCGGATATCGCTTTCCCAACTCAAACACTAAAAATCGATCCGCAAGGTTTGAGTGAAGTTCAGGATGTGGCACTTCCTAGCGTAGAAGGACCTCGATAA
- a CDS encoding potassium channel family protein, with translation MSDKQYAVIGLGRFGLSVCKELQSSGAQVLAVDIDEERVKEAAAIVSQAIVANCTSEETVKELRLDEYDMVMVSIGSDVNSSILTTLVVKESGAKTVWVKANDKFHGKILSKIGADHIIMPERDMGIRVARKMLDRRVLEFIDLGSDLAMTEIVIGSKLLGKQLRDLKLCKEVGVEVLGFKRGPNLTKAPELEVSLEIGDVVIIAGPKETLSRKLRNW, from the coding sequence ATGAGCGACAAACAATATGCAGTTATCGGTTTAGGGCGTTTTGGTTTATCTGTGTGTAAAGAGCTGCAAAGTTCTGGCGCGCAGGTATTAGCCGTCGATATTGATGAAGAGCGAGTGAAAGAAGCCGCGGCCATTGTTTCACAAGCGATTGTTGCTAACTGTACGAGTGAAGAGACGGTTAAAGAGCTCAGGCTCGACGAGTACGATATGGTAATGGTTTCGATTGGTTCTGATGTGAACTCGAGCATTTTGACTACTCTCGTCGTAAAAGAGTCGGGGGCTAAAACGGTTTGGGTTAAGGCGAACGATAAATTCCACGGCAAGATCCTTTCTAAAATTGGCGCTGACCACATTATTATGCCGGAGCGAGACATGGGAATTCGGGTCGCGCGTAAGATGCTAGACAGGCGCGTTCTTGAATTTATTGACCTTGGCAGTGATTTGGCGATGACTGAAATTGTCATTGGCTCAAAACTCTTGGGTAAACAACTTCGTGATTTGAAGCTTTGCAAAGAGGTGGGTGTTGAAGTTCTTGGTTTTAAACGCGGACCGAATCTGACTAAAGCGCCTGAACTGGAAGTGAGTTTAGAAATTGGGGATGTGGTGATCATCGCCGGGCCTAAAGAGACCTTATCTAGAAAATTACGTAATTGGTAA
- a CDS encoding TrkH family potassium uptake protein has product MNSFQRKGTFYTLKRDEKPRKGSEPKIILTSFLGVLIPSAILLTLPVFSVTGLSFTDALFTATSAISVTGLGVVDTGEHFTLAGKILLMFLMQVGGLGQMTLSAVLLYMFGVRLSLKQQALAKEALGQDRKINLRKLVKKIIVFALVAEFIGFVLLCFRWVPEMGWATGSFYALFHAISAFNNAGFALFSDSMMSFVDDPLVIFTLAALFIFGGLGFTVVGDLSSNWRKGFQHLHLHTKIMLTATPTLLLVGTVLFWLLERNNSATMEGLSTQGQWLAAFFQSASARTAGFNSVDLSQYTQPALLVMIVLMLIGAGSTSTGGGIKVSTFAVAFVATWTFLRQKKHVVMFKRTVTWQAVTKSLAIIVVSGALLTTAMFLLMLTEKAAFDRVMFEVISAFATVGLTAGLTANLTEPGKYIMIVVMVIGRIGPLTLAYMLARPEPSLLKYPEDTVLTG; this is encoded by the coding sequence ATGAATTCGTTTCAACGAAAAGGTACTTTTTATACCCTTAAGAGAGATGAAAAGCCTCGTAAGGGCTCTGAACCTAAGATAATCCTGACCAGTTTCTTAGGCGTTCTAATTCCCTCGGCCATCTTGCTGACGTTGCCTGTTTTCTCTGTCACGGGGCTCAGTTTTACGGATGCGCTGTTTACTGCGACCTCTGCAATCAGTGTGACAGGCTTAGGTGTCGTCGATACGGGCGAGCACTTTACTTTAGCTGGAAAAATCTTGCTGATGTTCTTGATGCAGGTAGGTGGGCTAGGGCAGATGACTTTATCTGCGGTACTGCTTTACATGTTTGGTGTTAGGTTAAGCTTGAAGCAGCAGGCATTGGCGAAAGAAGCATTGGGACAAGATCGTAAGATTAACCTTCGAAAATTGGTCAAGAAGATAATCGTCTTCGCATTAGTGGCTGAATTTATTGGTTTTGTATTGCTCTGCTTCCGATGGGTGCCTGAAATGGGCTGGGCAACCGGAAGCTTTTACGCACTGTTTCATGCGATATCAGCCTTCAATAACGCAGGTTTCGCTCTGTTCTCAGATAGCATGATGAGCTTTGTTGACGATCCATTGGTGATCTTTACCTTAGCGGCTCTGTTCATTTTTGGTGGCTTAGGCTTCACGGTGGTCGGTGACTTATCGAGTAACTGGCGCAAAGGCTTTCAGCATCTACATTTACATACCAAGATCATGCTAACCGCAACTCCGACTCTATTGTTGGTAGGTACGGTATTATTCTGGCTGTTGGAGAGAAATAACTCTGCGACTATGGAAGGGTTATCAACTCAAGGCCAATGGCTGGCGGCGTTTTTTCAATCAGCAAGCGCTCGTACCGCTGGCTTTAACAGTGTGGATTTGTCTCAGTACACGCAGCCTGCTTTATTGGTGATGATTGTGTTAATGCTGATTGGTGCTGGTTCTACCTCAACCGGTGGCGGTATTAAGGTATCGACCTTTGCAGTTGCTTTTGTCGCGACTTGGACATTCCTACGTCAGAAAAAGCACGTCGTGATGTTTAAACGTACGGTTACATGGCAGGCGGTCACCAAGTCATTGGCCATTATCGTGGTCAGTGGGGCGTTATTAACTACGGCGATGTTTTTGTTAATGCTTACCGAAAAAGCCGCGTTTGATCGAGTCATGTTCGAGGTGATTTCTGCCTTTGCAACGGTAGGATTGACGGCTGGGTTAACCGCAAATCTAACCGAACCTGGCAAATACATTATGATTGTTGTGATGGTTATTGGTCGTATCGGTCCTTTGACGTTGGCGTATATGTTAGCTCGCCCAGAGCCTTCACTGCTCAAATACCCAGAAGACACTGTTCTAACAGGCTAG
- a CDS encoding DUF3820 family protein — MLEKENLIKLARMQMPFGKYTGRTLIDLPEEYLLWFDKKGFPNGELGDLLKLCLALKIEGLDSVVKPLKRM, encoded by the coding sequence ATGCTAGAGAAAGAGAACCTGATTAAGTTGGCTCGAATGCAGATGCCATTTGGAAAGTACACCGGCCGCACACTAATTGACTTACCTGAAGAATATTTGTTGTGGTTTGACAAGAAAGGGTTCCCAAACGGTGAGCTAGGTGACCTGCTCAAACTGTGCCTAGCGCTAAAAATAGAAGGGCTCGACAGTGTCGTCAAGCCATTGAAAAGAATGTAA
- a CDS encoding DUF3313 domain-containing protein gives MNPLKLFLLVATSIFLFGCAGGPIKTATKFTTYEDFQPGPDGGVDLVWARLGLRDADRLKSKLDDYDSVVIDQIFVLAEEGSLDQEEIQELTDHMVNRLEEKISPHKVIVGEPTGKTLRLSIALSNVETPNPILAVTSSVLPFGLAMSTISKVATGEHTNVGSASVELLVSDAQDGTPLFASIDREAGNKDFSTMIDSLDDAKDAINYWVERLGDTLQNIDDA, from the coding sequence ATGAATCCTCTAAAACTATTTTTGCTTGTCGCAACCAGCATCTTTTTGTTTGGTTGTGCAGGCGGCCCAATCAAGACTGCTACCAAATTCACCACTTATGAAGATTTTCAGCCTGGCCCTGACGGGGGAGTTGACCTCGTTTGGGCAAGATTAGGGCTGCGTGACGCCGACCGCTTGAAGAGTAAGTTGGATGACTATGATTCTGTCGTCATTGACCAAATCTTTGTGCTTGCCGAAGAAGGTTCGTTAGATCAAGAAGAAATTCAGGAACTTACCGACCACATGGTGAACCGATTAGAAGAGAAAATATCACCTCACAAAGTGATCGTTGGTGAGCCGACGGGCAAAACGTTACGCCTGAGTATCGCATTGAGTAACGTTGAAACGCCAAATCCTATCTTAGCCGTTACCAGTAGTGTCTTACCTTTTGGTCTTGCCATGTCGACCATCTCAAAAGTTGCGACAGGAGAGCACACCAATGTTGGTAGTGCGAGTGTCGAGCTGCTGGTGAGTGACGCTCAAGATGGCACACCACTGTTCGCATCGATCGATCGTGAAGCCGGAAATAAGGACTTTTCAACTATGATCGATTCACTTGATGATGCCAAAGATGCAATCAACTATTGGGTTGAACGTTTAGGTGATACTCTACAGAACATCGATGACGCATAG
- a CDS encoding transcriptional regulator — translation MEFTEQDREALYQTWMSQKSRMRITQMEFSKKLGMSQLDFSNMLRGESPLTMSFVSHFCRLLHLEPRNVFPSLKEGNDSGPKVVYLKSRMSVDGEIQNAYIEGNQVIVEYAHTVQHN, via the coding sequence ATGGAATTCACTGAACAAGATAGAGAAGCGTTGTACCAAACGTGGATGTCACAAAAATCGCGAATGCGAATCACGCAGATGGAGTTTTCAAAGAAGCTTGGAATGAGTCAGCTTGATTTCTCAAATATGTTGCGAGGGGAGTCGCCGCTGACTATGTCATTTGTGAGCCATTTCTGTCGTCTACTTCACTTGGAACCGAGAAACGTATTCCCGTCACTTAAAGAAGGAAATGACTCTGGTCCTAAAGTGGTCTATCTGAAAAGTAGAATGAGTGTTGATGGAGAGATCCAAAATGCTTACATCGAAGGAAATCAAGTTATCGTAGAGTATGCTCACACTGTTCAACACAACTAA
- the aroG gene encoding 3-deoxy-7-phosphoheptulonate synthase AroG → MFQTDDVRINKVKELLPPVAVLEKFPATEVASSTTFESRKAIHNILEDKDDRLLVIVGPCSIHDPEAALEYGKRLKVLRDELGDKLEIVMRVYFEKPRTTVGWKGLINDPYMDDTFKLNDGLRLGRKLLLDLTDMGMPTASEFLDMITPQYVADLISWGAIGARTTESQVHRELASGLSCPVGFKNGTDGNIKIATDAIRSASASHHFLSVTKYGHSAIVETAGNPDCHIILRGGKEPNYSAEHVGKIKQELEASGLPQKVMIDFSHANSSKQFKRQLNVSDDVSAQISGGDKAIFGVMIESHLVEGRQDLVDGKAPTYGQSITDACIGWEDTETVLRQLADAVEARRNK, encoded by the coding sequence ATGTTCCAGACTGATGATGTAAGAATTAACAAAGTAAAAGAGTTATTACCCCCTGTTGCTGTTTTAGAAAAGTTTCCAGCGACAGAAGTTGCTTCTTCTACAACCTTTGAAAGCCGTAAAGCAATTCACAACATTCTAGAAGACAAAGATGACCGCCTATTGGTTATCGTTGGTCCATGTTCTATTCATGATCCAGAAGCCGCTCTTGAATACGGTAAGCGTTTGAAAGTTCTGCGTGACGAACTAGGCGATAAGCTAGAAATCGTAATGCGTGTTTACTTTGAAAAACCACGTACTACCGTTGGCTGGAAAGGCCTGATCAATGACCCGTACATGGATGACACGTTCAAGCTAAACGATGGTCTACGTCTTGGACGTAAGCTATTGCTTGATCTAACAGACATGGGTATGCCGACGGCAAGTGAATTCCTAGACATGATCACGCCTCAATACGTAGCAGACTTAATTAGCTGGGGTGCAATTGGCGCACGTACTACGGAATCTCAAGTTCACCGTGAGCTAGCTTCTGGTCTTTCATGCCCTGTTGGTTTCAAGAATGGTACTGATGGCAACATCAAGATCGCAACAGACGCAATCCGCTCTGCAAGTGCTTCTCACCACTTCTTGTCTGTAACTAAGTATGGCCATTCAGCTATCGTTGAAACGGCTGGTAACCCTGATTGTCATATCATCCTACGTGGTGGTAAAGAGCCAAACTACAGCGCAGAGCACGTTGGTAAGATCAAGCAAGAGCTTGAAGCCTCAGGCCTACCACAGAAAGTAATGATCGACTTTAGCCACGCAAACAGCTCTAAGCAATTTAAGCGCCAACTGAACGTATCGGATGACGTGAGCGCACAGATCTCTGGTGGTGACAAAGCTATCTTTGGTGTGATGATCGAATCTCATCTAGTTGAAGGCCGCCAGGATTTGGTTGACGGCAAAGCTCCAACATATGGCCAGTCAATTACTGACGCTTGTATTGGTTGGGAAGATACTGAAACAGTACTTCGTCAACTGGCAGATGCAGTTGAAGCTCGCCGTAACAAGTAA
- a CDS encoding mannose-1-phosphate guanylyltransferase/mannose-6-phosphate isomerase, which yields MILPVILAGGSGSRLWPLSRELYPKQFLNIAGEQSMLQQTLLRLQGLEAHLSNAECAAPFIICNEEHRFIAAEQARSANIEHSGILLEPVGRNTAPAIALAALQALNHTRCNQQNESDPILLVLAADHHIAKTAEFQQTVARGVEYAKQGKLVTFGITPSAPETGYGYIKQGEPLSHHAFAIECFVEKPDLATAEQYISSGQYLWNSGMFMFKVSRYLEELAKHHPQILEACKSALEKQNTDLDFIRIDAEAFQSSPSDSIDYAVMEKTSDAAVIPMDVGWNDIGSWSAIWDVSDKDEHNNVIEGDVLTVDSQHNYIHAENKLVATVGVENLIIVETKDAILVANKDKVQDVKSIVSQLNQADRTEHVHHREVFRPWGKYDVIDLGKRDKVKRITVKPGHKLSLQMHHHRAEHWVVVAGVAKVTNDEKTYLVEEDQSTYIPLGHIHSLENPGDAPLEMIEVQTGSHLSEDDIIRYQDSYGRSEQPSSPQINKSN from the coding sequence ATGATTTTACCTGTCATTCTAGCTGGCGGCTCTGGTAGCCGCCTCTGGCCCCTCTCTCGCGAGCTTTATCCTAAGCAGTTCCTCAATATTGCTGGCGAACAATCGATGCTCCAGCAAACCCTTTTGCGTCTTCAAGGTCTTGAAGCGCACTTGAGTAATGCAGAATGTGCGGCTCCCTTCATTATCTGTAATGAAGAGCACCGCTTTATTGCTGCGGAACAGGCTCGCTCGGCCAACATAGAACACAGTGGTATTTTGCTAGAACCTGTCGGAAGAAACACAGCTCCCGCCATCGCACTCGCTGCATTACAGGCTTTAAATCACACCAGATGTAACCAACAAAATGAGTCAGATCCAATATTATTGGTACTGGCTGCTGATCATCACATCGCTAAAACAGCGGAATTTCAGCAGACGGTGGCGAGAGGTGTTGAATACGCAAAACAAGGTAAACTGGTTACTTTTGGTATTACTCCAAGCGCACCAGAAACTGGCTATGGTTATATAAAACAAGGAGAACCACTCTCCCATCATGCTTTTGCCATTGAATGTTTCGTTGAAAAACCCGACCTAGCCACCGCAGAACAATACATTAGCTCAGGGCAATACCTCTGGAACAGCGGCATGTTTATGTTTAAAGTATCACGCTACTTAGAAGAGCTAGCAAAGCATCATCCACAGATCCTTGAGGCCTGCAAAAGCGCGCTCGAAAAGCAAAATACCGACCTCGACTTCATCCGTATTGACGCCGAGGCATTCCAAAGCAGCCCGAGCGACTCTATCGACTATGCCGTGATGGAAAAAACGTCGGATGCTGCGGTGATCCCTATGGATGTTGGTTGGAATGATATTGGTTCATGGTCTGCAATCTGGGATGTCAGTGATAAAGATGAACACAACAATGTGATTGAAGGCGATGTGTTAACTGTCGATTCTCAGCACAACTATATCCACGCTGAAAACAAACTGGTTGCGACTGTAGGTGTCGAGAATCTCATTATTGTCGAAACAAAAGACGCCATACTCGTCGCGAACAAAGACAAAGTTCAAGACGTGAAATCGATTGTCAGCCAACTGAATCAAGCAGATCGCACAGAACATGTTCATCACCGCGAAGTGTTTAGACCTTGGGGTAAATACGATGTAATTGACCTAGGCAAACGCGACAAGGTTAAACGCATCACCGTTAAACCCGGTCACAAGTTATCCCTACAGATGCATCACCATAGAGCAGAACACTGGGTTGTTGTAGCAGGTGTTGCGAAGGTGACCAATGATGAGAAAACCTATCTCGTTGAAGAAGACCAATCCACTTATATTCCGCTAGGACACATACATAGCCTAGAAAATCCAGGGGACGCTCCACTCGAAATGATCGAAGTACAAACCGGTAGCCATTTGAGTGAAGACGACATTATTCGATATCAAGATAGTTACGGGCGAAGCGAACAACCTAGCTCACCTCAAATCAACAAATCGAACTAA
- a CDS encoding OsmC family protein, which translates to MQAEVKWVEGFKFLGQSQSGHSIVMDGSGGATAPSPMEMVLMAAGGCSSVDVVDGLKSAGQNITGCNAKLETTRRETAPKIFTAINIHFEVSGDNLDPELVAKVCADSLEKYCSVCLMLGAGIEMTQSWEIV; encoded by the coding sequence ATGCAAGCAGAAGTTAAATGGGTCGAAGGTTTTAAATTCTTGGGTCAATCTCAATCAGGCCACTCTATTGTTATGGATGGCAGCGGTGGTGCAACGGCACCAAGCCCGATGGAAATGGTCCTTATGGCCGCTGGTGGATGTAGCTCTGTTGATGTGGTAGATGGCTTGAAATCTGCTGGTCAAAACATTACAGGTTGTAACGCAAAGCTTGAAACTACACGTCGTGAAACCGCGCCAAAAATCTTTACTGCGATTAACATTCACTTTGAAGTTTCAGGTGACAACCTTGATCCTGAGTTAGTTGCAAAAGTATGCGCTGATTCATTGGAAAAGTACTGTTCAGTGTGCCTAATGCTAGGTGCAGGCATAGAAATGACGCAAAGCTGGGAAATTGTTTAA
- the msrB gene encoding peptide-methionine (R)-S-oxide reductase MsrB → MNKLSKILVSLVVALPLISLFVSQTGTANTMDKTANSGKSEIATLAGGCFWCTESDLEKLKGVTDVISGYSGGELENPTYKQVSSGKSGHIEVINVTYNPDVVSYEKVLDQFFRHIDPTDDKGSFVDRGPQYRPAIFYHNQEQKDVAQNFMMEIDKAQIFGAPLKTELIKFEKFWPAEDYHQDYYKKSKVRYNYYRYASGRDQYLDKIFGDDRKDNPKTLRQIIDSKNATANAKTYVKPSDAEIKAKLTALQYDVTQEDATERPFDNKYWDNKEEGIYVDIVTGEPLFSSKDKYKSGTGWPSFTQPINEAYVVTTTDYKLLYPRTEVRSRFGDSHLGHVFKDGPKPTGLRYCMNSAAMRFIPADKLDEEGYDEYVEMFEG, encoded by the coding sequence ATGAATAAATTATCTAAAATATTGGTATCACTCGTGGTTGCACTACCACTGATTTCGTTGTTTGTCAGCCAAACTGGCACTGCCAATACAATGGATAAAACGGCTAATTCAGGGAAAAGTGAAATCGCGACACTCGCGGGTGGTTGTTTTTGGTGTACAGAGTCTGACTTAGAGAAACTAAAAGGCGTAACAGACGTTATCTCTGGATACTCTGGTGGCGAGCTCGAAAACCCAACCTATAAACAAGTTTCTTCAGGTAAGTCTGGTCACATCGAAGTGATCAACGTGACCTATAACCCTGATGTTGTTAGCTATGAAAAGGTACTTGACCAATTCTTCCGACATATCGATCCAACCGATGACAAAGGGTCATTCGTAGACCGTGGTCCGCAATATCGACCTGCCATTTTCTATCATAACCAAGAGCAAAAAGACGTTGCTCAGAACTTTATGATGGAGATCGACAAGGCTCAAATCTTTGGTGCACCACTAAAAACAGAACTGATCAAATTTGAGAAGTTCTGGCCAGCAGAAGATTACCATCAAGATTATTACAAGAAGAGTAAGGTTCGTTATAACTACTACCGCTACGCTTCAGGTCGTGATCAGTATTTAGATAAAATCTTCGGTGATGATAGAAAGGACAACCCTAAAACACTACGTCAGATCATCGACAGTAAAAATGCGACAGCGAATGCTAAAACATACGTAAAACCGTCTGATGCAGAGATCAAAGCGAAGCTTACAGCACTTCAATACGATGTAACGCAAGAAGACGCTACTGAGCGCCCATTTGACAACAAATACTGGGATAACAAAGAGGAAGGTATCTATGTTGATATCGTTACCGGTGAGCCTTTGTTCTCGTCAAAAGACAAATACAAATCAGGTACGGGCTGGCCGAGCTTTACCCAACCAATCAACGAAGCTTACGTAGTGACAACCACAGACTACAAACTGTTGTACCCACGCACAGAAGTTCGTAGCCGATTTGGTGATTCTCACTTAGGTCATGTCTTCAAAGATGGTCCTAAACCAACAGGCTTACGTTACTGCATGAACTCAGCGGCGATGCGCTTTATCCCAGCAGATAAACTGGATGAAGAAGGCTATGATGAATATGTAGAGATGTTTGAGGGCTAA